In one Chryseobacterium camelliae genomic region, the following are encoded:
- a CDS encoding T6SS phospholipase effector Tle1-like catalytic domain-containing protein: protein MVIIGDTRPLAGASCTYTLSSGGKKITPKEWRIEHGGKVLATNTNGSFKFNISLAGKTVKLVAVAIQNGKQNIYSTNLTILANSPKIVSVEWQDANGKAIGKRKVGYLDKIKLSIKTANIPKGDSLTISVYEDDTTGDRAMGTYTSSAVNERGYAFLYFNHLNLYQTKLNDSDWVNESEHEYFVKIVYKNHVDQTEEKTQLVVENELKKHIDKPKPTSNPVVVGKTEPAAKPKKRAVHFTFGVFIDGTLNNMYNTELRKKAEGKNQTETTGLNRNILASNIYKKHGDADDQESSYENDLSNPAILFKKYKEDKSKRLFKVYTEGIGTNSAPKTQEAELTAEDYKDDDLMQGPGFGMGTAGIKDRVRKAVEDVKQYISSNIDKDREVVGTLTFDVFGFSRGAAAARHFVHVVTQGAYKPKVSYGKETVYARDMFGYSLDQSYAYKIMPSYGYLGQLLDEMKLMDEQMKVVIRFVGIYDTVPHYGLAQSNDNKQLGLDDVNKANYVVHMVAADEHRANFSLVNISSVAKTSPGSGKKGGIELSYPGVHCDVGGAYEEGRPDNPKRIDATILASSLEPLRSELIRQGWFKEGELTIIQDPFYRPTVNNFRLEGDRKKISNQYSYIPLHIMADFCIMKELPVNKSALLEFKNFKANWIAGNVQFLEAIKAKLENYSFRGGEPFVFVEPGVHVEPPIVYATNSPDAARYQRERKMREYEGQAKLNAEADKKNEWIKFLRNNYLHWNSRYGQKLSEIPVQKDHPNIENGKRKRIVY from the coding sequence ATGGTAATTATAGGAGATACACGTCCGCTCGCAGGCGCAAGCTGTACATATACATTATCGTCAGGAGGCAAGAAAATAACTCCGAAAGAATGGAGAATAGAACACGGAGGCAAAGTATTGGCAACCAATACCAATGGTTCTTTTAAATTTAATATCAGCTTGGCAGGAAAAACGGTTAAGCTTGTTGCTGTTGCTATACAAAATGGTAAACAGAACATATATTCTACCAATCTAACGATTCTTGCAAATAGTCCTAAAATAGTATCTGTGGAATGGCAGGATGCTAACGGAAAAGCTATCGGAAAGCGTAAAGTAGGATATCTGGATAAAATAAAACTCAGTATAAAAACCGCCAATATCCCGAAAGGTGATAGTCTCACTATATCAGTGTATGAAGACGATACGACAGGAGACCGTGCTATGGGAACTTATACCAGCAGTGCTGTCAATGAAAGAGGATATGCATTTTTATATTTCAATCACCTGAATTTATACCAGACAAAACTGAATGATTCCGATTGGGTAAACGAAAGTGAGCATGAATATTTTGTAAAAATAGTATACAAAAATCATGTAGATCAGACGGAAGAAAAAACTCAGCTGGTAGTGGAAAATGAATTAAAAAAGCATATTGATAAACCAAAACCTACAAGTAATCCTGTGGTGGTAGGCAAAACAGAGCCTGCTGCTAAACCTAAAAAAAGGGCTGTTCATTTTACATTTGGAGTCTTTATAGACGGAACATTAAATAATATGTATAATACAGAACTTAGGAAAAAAGCAGAAGGAAAAAACCAGACAGAAACAACAGGGCTTAACCGGAATATTCTGGCAAGCAACATCTATAAAAAACATGGGGATGCTGATGACCAGGAAAGTAGTTACGAAAATGACCTTTCAAATCCTGCCATCTTATTTAAAAAATATAAAGAAGATAAAAGCAAGAGATTATTTAAAGTATATACAGAAGGAATAGGAACAAATTCTGCCCCAAAAACCCAGGAAGCAGAGCTTACGGCTGAAGATTATAAAGACGATGACCTTATGCAGGGACCCGGATTTGGAATGGGAACTGCGGGAATAAAAGACAGGGTAAGAAAGGCTGTTGAAGATGTAAAACAATATATTTCTTCTAATATTGATAAAGATCGTGAAGTCGTTGGAACTCTAACTTTTGATGTATTTGGTTTTAGCCGTGGAGCAGCAGCAGCGCGTCATTTTGTACACGTTGTCACACAAGGAGCTTATAAACCTAAAGTATCTTATGGTAAAGAAACTGTTTATGCAAGAGACATGTTTGGTTATTCTCTGGATCAATCGTATGCCTACAAAATAATGCCGTCATACGGATATTTGGGGCAATTGCTTGATGAAATGAAGCTTATGGATGAACAGATGAAGGTAGTTATTCGTTTTGTGGGAATTTATGATACTGTCCCACATTACGGTCTTGCCCAATCAAATGATAATAAACAGCTTGGGCTGGATGATGTGAATAAAGCTAATTATGTAGTGCACATGGTAGCTGCAGATGAACATCGTGCTAATTTTAGCTTAGTTAATATTTCGTCTGTTGCCAAAACATCTCCCGGCAGCGGTAAAAAAGGAGGAATAGAATTATCGTATCCGGGAGTTCACTGCGATGTAGGAGGAGCTTACGAAGAAGGCCGTCCGGATAATCCTAAAAGAATAGATGCCACTATATTGGCAAGCAGTTTGGAACCTTTACGTTCTGAACTGATAAGACAGGGCTGGTTCAAAGAAGGTGAGCTTACGATTATTCAGGATCCTTTTTACAGACCTACCGTTAATAATTTCCGTCTGGAAGGGGACAGGAAAAAAATCAGTAATCAGTACAGCTATATTCCTCTTCATATCATGGCCGATTTCTGTATAATGAAAGAACTTCCTGTTAACAAATCCGCTTTATTAGAATTTAAAAACTTTAAAGCAAACTGGATTGCCGGTAATGTTCAATTTTTAGAGGCAATTAAGGCTAAATTGGAAAATTATTCCTTCAGAGGAGGAGAACCTTTTGTATTTGTAGAGCCGGGTGTTCATGTTGAACCTCCGATTGTATACGCAACCAATAGCCCGGATGCAGCCCGGTATCAGAGAGAAAGAAAAATGCGGGAATATGAAGGACAGGCAAAGCTGAATGCAGAAGCTGACAAAAAGAATGAATGGATTAAATTCCTTCGTAATAATTATCTGCACTGGAATTCAAGATACGGGCAAAAATTATCGGAAATTCCTGTTCAGAAAGACCATCCTAATATAGAAAACGGAAAACGGAAAAGAATTGTCTACTAA
- a CDS encoding 1,4-dihydroxy-2-naphthoyl-CoA synthase has product MIEWKTVKEYDDITYKKCNGVARIAFNRPEIRNAFRPKTTSELYDAFYDASEDPSIGVVLLSGEGPSPKDGGWAFCSGGDQKARGHQGYVGEDGRHRLNILEVQRLIRFMPKAVIAVVPGWAVGGGHSLHVVCDLTLASKEHAIFKQTDADVTSFDGGYGSAYLAKMVGQKKAREIFFLGRNYSAQEAFEMGMVNAVIPHDELEDTAYEWAQEILAKSPTSIRMLKFAMNLTDDGMVGQQVFAGEATRLAYMTEEAKEGRNAFLEKRKPDFGKDKWIS; this is encoded by the coding sequence ATGATCGAGTGGAAAACCGTCAAAGAATACGATGATATTACGTACAAAAAATGTAATGGTGTAGCAAGAATTGCTTTCAACAGACCGGAAATTCGCAACGCTTTCAGACCTAAGACTACTTCGGAATTATATGATGCTTTTTATGATGCTTCAGAAGATCCGTCAATCGGGGTTGTATTACTTTCAGGAGAAGGGCCAAGTCCGAAAGACGGAGGCTGGGCTTTCTGTAGTGGAGGTGATCAAAAGGCGAGAGGACATCAAGGGTATGTGGGAGAAGATGGAAGACACCGTTTGAATATTTTAGAAGTTCAGCGTTTGATTCGTTTCATGCCAAAAGCTGTAATTGCGGTTGTTCCGGGATGGGCTGTTGGTGGAGGTCATTCTCTTCATGTTGTTTGTGATTTAACTTTAGCAAGCAAAGAACATGCTATTTTCAAGCAGACCGATGCGGATGTTACAAGTTTTGACGGAGGATACGGCTCTGCATATCTGGCAAAAATGGTTGGACAGAAAAAAGCTCGTGAAATCTTCTTTTTAGGGAGAAATTATTCTGCTCAGGAAGCTTTCGAAATGGGAATGGTAAATGCTGTAATTCCTCATGATGAATTAGAAGATACAGCTTATGAATGGGCTCAGGAAATTTTAGCAAAATCTCCGACATCCATCAGAATGCTGAAATTTGCAATGAACCTTACAGATGACGGAATGGTTGGTCAGCAGGTTTTTGCAGGTGAAGCAACACGTTTGGCTTATATGACGGAAGAAGCAAAAGAAGGAAGAAACGCATTCTTGGAAAAAAGAAAGCCGGATTTCGGAAAAGATAAGTGGATATCATAA
- a CDS encoding glycosyltransferase family 2 protein, with translation MNLSIVIPLLNEEASLEELFSRIDNVCNSNNLSYEIWFVDDGSTDLSWSIIENLKVQHPQVHAIKFSKNYGKSQALHAAFERTNGDVIITMDADLQDFPEEIPELYSMVVNENYDIVSGWKKKRFDNVMTKNVPSKLFNAAARKVSGVYLHDFNCGLKAYKKQVVKTIDVYGDMHRYIPVLAANAGFRRITEKEVQHQARPYGTSKFGTERFIRGFLDLVTLWFVSRFGGRPMHFFGAVGTLMFIVGFLSALWLGISKLIDVARGIYGHLITNNPWFFIALTMMIMGTLLFVAGFLGEMIIRTNREHKNYNIDEVI, from the coding sequence ATGAATTTATCTATAGTTATTCCGTTGTTGAACGAAGAAGCTTCTCTGGAAGAGCTTTTTTCCAGGATCGACAATGTTTGTAATTCAAACAATTTATCCTATGAAATCTGGTTTGTAGATGACGGAAGTACAGATTTATCCTGGAGTATTATCGAAAATCTAAAGGTTCAGCATCCTCAGGTTCACGCGATAAAATTCTCCAAAAATTACGGAAAATCTCAGGCGTTGCACGCTGCTTTTGAAAGAACAAACGGAGATGTGATTATCACAATGGATGCTGATTTACAGGATTTTCCGGAAGAAATCCCGGAATTGTATTCAATGGTGGTCAATGAAAATTACGACATTGTTTCCGGCTGGAAAAAGAAGCGTTTTGATAATGTGATGACGAAAAATGTTCCTTCAAAACTATTCAATGCGGCGGCAAGAAAAGTTTCGGGAGTTTACCTTCACGATTTCAATTGCGGATTGAAAGCTTACAAAAAACAAGTCGTAAAAACAATCGATGTGTATGGAGATATGCACCGATATATCCCGGTTTTGGCGGCGAATGCAGGTTTCAGAAGAATTACGGAAAAAGAAGTTCAGCATCAGGCAAGACCTTACGGAACTTCAAAATTCGGAACCGAAAGATTTATCAGAGGTTTTCTGGATTTGGTAACCCTTTGGTTCGTAAGTCGTTTTGGCGGAAGACCAATGCATTTCTTTGGAGCGGTAGGAACGTTAATGTTTATCGTGGGTTTCCTTTCTGCACTTTGGCTGGGAATTTCAAAACTGATTGACGTTGCAAGAGGAATTTACGGACATTTGATCACCAATAACCCTTGGTTTTTCATTGCTTTAACCATGATGATTATGGGAACATTGCTCTTTGTAGCAGGATTTTTAGGGGAAATGATTATCAGAACCAATAGAGAGCATAAGAATTACAATATTGACGAAGTAATTTAA
- a CDS encoding metal-dependent hydrolase, with amino-acid sequence MKIKYLGQNCFLFTYKDKTILCDPFYNYKKAESGFDISAQKIDYILLTHAHGDHIADVEEVLQFYPEATLIAVPEICGYFKNAKNTDDVNLGGSAKIDDLKISMVPAHHTSSFPDGSYGGVPVGYIFRLPEGKNMYLAGDTGVMADMELFPRLFGNLDLSILPIGSHYTMCPRKAAFAASELLKTPKVIGCHFDTFPAIEINHESALKHFADKNVELVLPKLGEEFEF; translated from the coding sequence ATGAAAATAAAATACCTGGGACAAAACTGCTTTTTGTTCACGTATAAAGACAAAACAATTTTGTGCGATCCTTTCTACAATTACAAGAAAGCAGAATCGGGGTTTGATATTTCGGCTCAGAAAATTGATTATATTTTGCTGACTCATGCGCATGGAGATCATATTGCAGATGTAGAAGAAGTATTGCAGTTTTACCCTGAAGCTACCCTTATTGCTGTTCCGGAAATCTGCGGATACTTTAAAAATGCAAAAAATACAGATGATGTGAACTTAGGAGGGTCGGCAAAAATCGACGATCTTAAAATTTCTATGGTTCCGGCTCACCATACAAGTTCTTTCCCGGATGGAAGCTACGGAGGCGTTCCTGTAGGATATATTTTCAGACTTCCTGAAGGTAAAAACATGTATTTGGCAGGAGATACAGGAGTAATGGCTGATATGGAGCTGTTTCCGAGATTATTCGGGAATTTAGACCTTTCCATCCTTCCGATTGGCAGTCACTATACCATGTGTCCGAGAAAAGCAGCTTTTGCAGCATCAGAATTATTGAAAACTCCAAAAGTTATCGGATGCCATTTTGATACTTTCCCTGCGATTGAAATTAATCATGAAAGTGCATTGAAGCATTTTGCTGATAAAAATGTAGAGCTTGTTTTACCAAAATTGGGAGAGGAGTTCGAATTTTAA
- a CDS encoding DUF4199 domain-containing protein produces MTKSPSTLGIILFIATMIVFFVVYYFFSGINYFDISLKANAFFLPILYAATAFWSVKSYWNSHREVSFRDAFKRAFVPMFIGGILSVFSIYAFLNFVDTDAKKLLNYQYVTRQKSELDAEYTSAKKILKHQKDIDELEQKYKEGLQRFNPEIVKGKDMLTASHFSGYFAAILIFYVVLSVFFGAFFRTKRIQPETENQ; encoded by the coding sequence ATGACGAAAAGTCCATCAACATTAGGAATTATACTTTTTATCGCTACAATGATTGTTTTTTTTGTAGTGTATTATTTTTTCTCAGGTATCAATTATTTTGATATTTCATTGAAAGCCAATGCTTTCTTTTTACCTATTTTATATGCCGCAACCGCTTTTTGGTCGGTAAAATCTTATTGGAACTCTCATAGAGAGGTGAGTTTCAGAGATGCATTCAAAAGAGCATTCGTGCCGATGTTTATAGGAGGGATTCTTTCTGTGTTCAGTATCTATGCATTTTTGAATTTTGTAGATACGGATGCTAAAAAGCTTCTGAATTATCAATATGTAACCAGACAAAAATCTGAACTTGATGCAGAATATACTTCTGCAAAAAAGATTTTAAAGCATCAAAAAGACATCGATGAACTGGAGCAGAAGTATAAAGAAGGGCTTCAAAGATTTAATCCTGAGATCGTGAAAGGAAAAGATATGCTTACGGCAAGTCATTTTTCAGGATATTTTGCAGCAATTCTGATATTTTACGTAGTTTTGTCAGTATTTTTCGGAGCGTTTTTCAGAACAAAAAGGATTCAGCCCGAAACAGAAAATCAATAA
- a CDS encoding tetratricopeptide repeat protein: MKKLILGIAIVASAFVFGQKEDVNAKLQAANKTAMDAYNAKNYTVAAPKFMEVYELLKTSGQDDKTYMYYAGLSYALANSIDPAIKIYTDLINSGYTGVQTTYTAKDNKTGQVTSYDKNTWELLKKTSSKDYSDFKTEQSKSVESDLYETLSTLLLNAKKNDEALAIIEKGLAKYPNNAKLKEYQGTALYASGNTDKFMQNLKEQLAKNPNDATNWYNLGVLQSKNPATVSDATATFKKAIELGGNDAKLIGNAYQNLVFTTIGDDDSAVKEINAIRKTNPDKATELIEARKARFNQALPHAESWYKAQPENLDVISTLKELYSITKNQAKFNEMKAKEAEIQAKQPK, translated from the coding sequence ATGAAGAAACTAATTTTAGGTATAGCTATTGTTGCATCGGCTTTTGTTTTTGGACAAAAAGAAGATGTAAATGCAAAGCTACAAGCTGCTAATAAAACAGCTATGGATGCTTATAATGCTAAAAATTATACTGTTGCAGCTCCAAAGTTTATGGAAGTGTATGAGTTGTTGAAAACTAGCGGACAGGATGATAAGACGTATATGTATTATGCTGGATTAAGCTATGCGTTAGCAAATAGTATAGATCCTGCTATAAAAATCTATACTGATTTGATTAATTCAGGATATACTGGCGTTCAAACAACGTATACCGCGAAAGATAATAAGACAGGCCAGGTTACATCATATGATAAAAATACTTGGGAACTATTAAAGAAAACTTCTTCAAAAGATTATTCAGATTTTAAAACTGAACAAAGCAAGAGTGTTGAATCAGATTTGTACGAAACTTTATCAACATTATTGTTAAATGCTAAGAAAAATGACGAGGCTTTGGCAATTATTGAAAAAGGACTGGCAAAATATCCTAATAATGCTAAATTAAAAGAATATCAGGGAACTGCATTATATGCGTCTGGAAACACAGATAAATTTATGCAGAACCTGAAAGAGCAGTTGGCTAAAAACCCTAATGATGCTACAAACTGGTATAATTTAGGAGTTTTACAGTCTAAAAATCCTGCAACAGTTTCTGATGCAACAGCAACATTTAAAAAAGCAATTGAATTGGGAGGTAATGATGCTAAGCTTATAGGGAATGCATACCAAAATTTGGTATTTACAACTATTGGTGACGATGATTCCGCAGTAAAAGAAATTAATGCAATAAGAAAAACCAACCCGGATAAGGCGACTGAACTTATTGAAGCAAGAAAAGCAAGATTTAATCAGGCGTTGCCTCATGCTGAAAGTTGGTATAAAGCTCAGCCTGAAAATTTAGATGTTATTTCTACATTAAAAGAGTTATATAGTATCACTAAGAATCAGGCAAAATTTAATGAAATGAAGGCTAAAGAAGCCGAAATTCAAGCTAAGCAGCCTAAATAA
- the menA gene encoding 1,4-dihydroxy-2-naphthoate octaprenyltransferase, with protein sequence MTDWIKAARLRTLPLSLSGIIMGAFIAKWRLYGEGGFWDWKIFALALVVTLLYQVLSNYANDYGDGVKGTDAKRASEAEARAVASGKITAKQMRNAVILFSALSFIATIALLYIAFIPNYMNEFYIFIGLGVACILAAIGYTVGKKPYGYMGLGDVFVFVFFGLVSVCGSYFLFTKSFSWDMLLPGAAIGMMSMAVLNLNNMRDIESDKLSGKNSFALRIGFKNAMIYEMILLQLPLILILLFLGVNGFFQTQNYYVFIVMILMLPLMKVRRKIMAVKNPRELDPFLKQVGIMTFVMAVLTAFGLNFFH encoded by the coding sequence ATGACTGATTGGATAAAAGCCGCAAGGCTTAGAACATTGCCACTTTCTTTAAGTGGGATTATCATGGGAGCTTTCATTGCAAAATGGAGGCTTTATGGTGAAGGCGGATTTTGGGACTGGAAAATTTTTGCGTTGGCACTCGTAGTAACCTTGCTGTATCAGGTTCTTTCCAACTATGCGAATGATTATGGAGACGGGGTAAAAGGAACGGATGCAAAAAGAGCTTCAGAAGCAGAAGCAAGAGCAGTTGCGTCAGGAAAAATTACTGCAAAACAAATGAGAAATGCAGTCATTCTTTTCTCAGCTTTATCTTTTATAGCAACTATTGCGCTTTTATATATTGCTTTTATTCCGAATTATATGAATGAATTTTACATTTTCATCGGGTTGGGAGTGGCTTGTATTTTAGCGGCAATTGGCTATACGGTTGGTAAAAAGCCTTACGGATATATGGGATTAGGTGATGTTTTCGTATTTGTATTTTTCGGTTTGGTTTCGGTTTGCGGAAGTTATTTCTTATTTACAAAATCGTTTAGCTGGGATATGCTATTGCCGGGAGCAGCGATTGGGATGATGAGCATGGCGGTTCTTAACCTTAACAATATGAGAGATATCGAAAGCGATAAATTATCAGGGAAAAATAGCTTTGCATTAAGAATCGGATTCAAAAATGCAATGATTTATGAAATGATTCTGTTACAGCTTCCTTTGATCTTAATTCTACTATTTTTAGGAGTAAACGGATTCTTCCAGACTCAAAATTATTATGTTTTCATTGTAATGATTCTGATGCTTCCCTTAATGAAGGTGAGAAGAAAAATCATGGCCGTGAAAAACCCTAGAGAGCTGGATCCGTTTTTAAAACAGGTGGGAATTATGACTTTTGTAATGGCTGTTCTTACCGCTTTTGGACTTAATTTTTTTCATTAA
- a CDS encoding DUF4280 domain-containing protein: MSEKHLVCQGAICKCQFGTVPDKLMVKTQSKRFINDKEGSQKLMATHVDIGTTFEKNTFGSCAKMNNSPCTPTVTKWDGYYENITVEDNSGKALLEDSKATCAISGSPSIEIIFHGQTAEPNQQNVENVRPEVAAQLLPVEEDNTEYIYYTKEGLYLGGVEKSAKIYLATQEEYDKVKGDKKWSGINIEANLLKEKGSAISNEKFVEKSSIIYGESSAYRGNVEMEEELELEMKAIASVHKINKVAYGINSTQAVLFRKTKIEKRNGTKKQLAVAAIIHSLTTDEDPSNGATMWDGAEQAAFSSDDDRYSTGKFEIHMNTMGWTISDEHHSKWQTGVERLGATFNAPKEKYTPGKNPNNKYATEGTIALESRAVYLGTIFWKELKNRKKKPNEKKK, from the coding sequence ATGAGTGAAAAACATTTGGTTTGCCAGGGCGCAATCTGTAAATGCCAATTTGGAACAGTTCCGGATAAGCTTATGGTAAAAACCCAGAGCAAACGTTTTATCAACGATAAAGAAGGTAGCCAAAAACTAATGGCTACTCATGTGGATATTGGAACCACTTTCGAAAAAAATACTTTCGGAAGCTGTGCAAAAATGAATAACAGCCCTTGTACACCCACTGTTACGAAATGGGATGGTTATTATGAAAATATTACAGTAGAAGATAACAGTGGGAAGGCACTTCTTGAAGATAGTAAAGCGACCTGTGCCATAAGCGGCTCACCAAGTATAGAAATCATTTTTCACGGGCAGACTGCCGAACCGAATCAGCAGAACGTAGAGAATGTACGACCGGAAGTGGCAGCACAGTTGTTACCGGTAGAAGAGGATAATACCGAATATATTTATTATACAAAAGAAGGGCTTTATTTGGGAGGCGTAGAAAAAAGTGCTAAAATATACTTAGCGACTCAGGAGGAATATGATAAAGTTAAGGGAGATAAAAAATGGTCGGGAATCAATATCGAAGCTAATTTACTTAAAGAAAAAGGATCGGCTATTTCAAATGAAAAATTTGTTGAAAAATCCTCTATAATTTATGGTGAAAGTTCAGCGTACAGAGGCAATGTTGAGATGGAAGAAGAGCTGGAATTAGAAATGAAGGCTATAGCTTCCGTTCATAAAATCAATAAAGTTGCTTATGGAATCAACAGTACTCAGGCTGTTTTATTCAGAAAGACGAAAATTGAAAAAAGAAACGGAACCAAGAAGCAATTGGCAGTGGCTGCGATTATCCATTCATTAACAACAGATGAAGATCCAAGTAATGGAGCGACAATGTGGGATGGGGCAGAACAAGCTGCTTTTTCATCCGATGATGACAGATATTCAACAGGGAAATTCGAAATTCATATGAATACAATGGGATGGACCATCTCAGATGAGCATCATTCTAAATGGCAGACGGGAGTCGAGAGACTTGGGGCGACTTTTAATGCTCCTAAAGAAAAATATACTCCAGGCAAAAACCCGAACAATAAATATGCAACTGAAGGTACGATCGCCCTGGAATCGAGAGCAGTGTATTTAGGAACTATTTTTTGGAAAGAATTAAAAAACAGAAAAAAGAAACCCAATGAGAAAAAGAAATAA
- a CDS encoding SRPBCC family protein, whose protein sequence is MNSNVYVEAQMLIRKPIEVVFEAFINPEVTTQFWFTKSTGKLEEGKTVTWEWEMYGVKTEVSVHQIVKNQLIKTVWGEPVTNVDYEFKEMEKGTLVVIKNYGFSQEGEDLLKAVNDNTGGFTTVLDGCKAYLEHGINLRLIEDKFPSK, encoded by the coding sequence ATGAATTCAAATGTCTACGTAGAAGCTCAAATGCTGATCAGAAAGCCGATTGAAGTTGTTTTTGAAGCATTTATCAATCCGGAAGTAACGACTCAATTTTGGTTTACAAAATCAACCGGAAAACTGGAAGAAGGAAAAACGGTGACCTGGGAATGGGAAATGTATGGAGTGAAAACGGAGGTAAGTGTTCATCAAATTGTTAAAAATCAATTGATAAAAACGGTTTGGGGAGAGCCTGTAACGAATGTAGACTACGAATTCAAAGAAATGGAGAAAGGAACTCTGGTTGTGATTAAAAACTACGGATTTTCTCAGGAAGGAGAAGATCTTTTAAAAGCAGTTAATGATAATACAGGTGGTTTCACAACCGTTCTTGATGGATGCAAAGCCTATCTGGAACACGGAATTAATTTGAGGTTAATTGAGGATAAATTTCCATCAAAATAA